In Babesia bovis T2Bo chromosome 4 map unlocalized Chr4_2, whole genome shotgun sequence, the sequence GAAGACAGGCCAGCTGATGATCACAGCGAAGCGGTTGGACCGGCTGTCGCCAGCGCGTCAATCATTGAATTCGGCCGTAGCAATTTACACCCTACTCTCCTGGAATCTCTGTCTCAAAGATACACTACTTTCACAGATATACAACGGAAGGCAATACCACTTATACTTTCGGGAAAGGATGTTCTTATTAAAGCTCAAACTGGTTCTGGCAAAACTCTAGCTGCACTTGTACCTGTTGCAAACTATCTATACGAATCAATGCGAAACATAGGGGAGACACCATGTTTAttattttatcatttttagTAGACTTATCAACGTTCTATTGTTTTTTAGTATCTGTGTAACTTTGCTTTTTAGATTTTTgtcatattgatattttcaGTTAACTATGTATATTCAGCGAGGTGAATTGATACTGTAATTGTAATATT encodes:
- a CDS encoding DEAD/DEAH box helicase family protein, with protein sequence MAAVEDRPADDHSEAVGPAVASASIIEFGRSNLHPTLLESLSQRYTTFTDIQRKAIPLILSGKDVLIKAQTGSGKTLAALVPVANYLYESMRNIGETPCLLFYHF